A genomic segment from Schistocerca cancellata isolate TAMUIC-IGC-003103 unplaced genomic scaffold, iqSchCanc2.1 HiC_scaffold_1151, whole genome shotgun sequence encodes:
- the LOC126160089 gene encoding piggyBac transposable element-derived protein 4-like, with protein MSRRGLRDEEIERLLCEIPSDEDSTVDTTDDESDYEASIVAEAIVSSEGEVSESEEESESTPPKRAADTAPTWGQQFNATSGMQFDSESGPSAFIRDIDDPEPIDIFEKIFPKELVELIVFQTNLYATQSGKSFTPTTDNEIRTFLGINILMGIKRMPAYRDYWSSAPELHDRYIASLMAVNRFGWLLRNIHLNDNTLHPEKGHPGYDKLYKLRPVIKILSESFSKCYQPSKHLAIDESMIKFKGRNSMKQYMRDKPIKRGYKVWMLCDKTSYNLKFDIYTGK; from the coding sequence atgtcaagaagaggcttacgagatgaagaaatcgaacgattattgtgtgaaattccatcagacgaggattccactgttgacaccacagatgacgaatctgattatgaagcaagcattgttgcggaggctattgtgtcgtctgaaggcgaagtttcagagagcgaggaagaaagtgagtccactccgccaaaacgcgctgctgacacagcgccaacttggggacaacaattcaatgctacctcaggaatgcagttcgacagtgaatcaggaccaagtgcttttattagggacattgatgatccagaacctatcgatatattcgaaaaaatatttccaaaagagctagttgagctaatcgttttccaaacaaatttatatgcgacgcaatctggcaagtctttcactccaacaactgacaatgaaatacgaactttcctgggaatcaacattttgatgggtataaagcgtatgccagcatacagagactactggtctagtgccccagaacttcatgatcgttatattgcatctctgatggcagtaaatcggtttggatggttactgaggaacattcatctgaatgataacacattgcatccagaaaaaggacacccaggttatgacaaactgtacaagctgcgaccagtgatcaagatactatctgaatctttttccaagtgttaccaacccagcaaacacctagcaattgatgagtcaatgatcaaattcaaaggccgcaacagtatgaaacaatacatgagagataaacccataaagcgtggttacaaagtgtggatgctgtgtgacaagacctcttacaacttgaaatttgatatttacaccggaaaa